Proteins from a genomic interval of Oceanispirochaeta crateris:
- a CDS encoding DUF2971 domain-containing protein codes for MQDILQKELDSLFKTLGHSGFPPTLNLEVQLDLQNEVFYLKQEQALFDKLIHVQDKTRTFYHYTSFQALIEILKSGKIRFSSPAGLNDITEIISHNTILKEQLDDEIDEARLQNITKRFIFSLTDRFDSLNQWRLYGADGSGVCIGLDLSQIPYDKQMRFGRILYGETIGSFLGRIKKRIKAELQKNFDFRGYQRWGYFIKDIDYSEESEYRLIYYDDSGALLDKNSWRINNYGAFYPYLDMNMEELNMKIETILFGPKFKERQLNKGMIENYLNRYHKNENVKIEYSGIMSYR; via the coding sequence ATGCAAGACATTCTTCAGAAGGAATTGGATTCCCTCTTTAAAACTCTTGGTCATAGCGGCTTTCCACCAACACTGAACCTGGAAGTGCAGCTTGATCTTCAAAATGAAGTATTTTACCTGAAACAAGAACAGGCTCTTTTTGACAAATTGATCCATGTTCAGGATAAAACCCGGACCTTTTACCACTACACATCATTCCAGGCATTAATTGAAATCTTAAAAAGCGGTAAGATCCGGTTTTCGAGCCCTGCGGGTCTAAACGACATCACAGAAATAATTAGCCACAATACAATTCTCAAGGAACAATTGGATGATGAAATAGATGAAGCCCGTCTGCAGAACATTACCAAGCGATTTATTTTTTCATTAACTGACCGCTTTGACAGTCTAAATCAGTGGCGCCTCTACGGAGCTGACGGAAGCGGAGTCTGTATTGGCTTAGACCTGAGTCAAATCCCCTATGACAAACAGATGAGATTTGGACGCATCCTTTATGGAGAAACCATAGGGTCATTTCTAGGGAGGATTAAAAAGAGGATAAAAGCTGAACTTCAAAAGAATTTTGACTTCAGAGGTTACCAGCGGTGGGGTTATTTCATCAAAGACATCGATTATTCCGAAGAATCAGAGTACCGCCTGATCTACTATGATGATTCCGGAGCACTCCTGGATAAGAATAGTTGGAGGATCAACAACTATGGAGCCTTCTATCCTTACCTGGATATGAATATGGAAGAGTTGAATATGAAGATTGAAACCATACTCTTCGGTCCTAAATTCAAGGAACGTCAACTCAATAAGGGTATGATAGAGAACTATCTAAACCGATATCATAAGAATGAAAATGTAAAAATCGAATATTCCGGCATCATGAGTTACCGTTAA